One stretch of Juglans microcarpa x Juglans regia isolate MS1-56 chromosome 3D, Jm3101_v1.0, whole genome shotgun sequence DNA includes these proteins:
- the LOC121254430 gene encoding fe(2+) transport protein 1-like: protein MAGTHFKQLHALPILLLGLLLQPCFIVQVSAECRSKSKSFRGCHDEAEALKLKLIAIFSILVTSMIGVCLPLFSRAVPALRPDGDLFALVKAFASGVILATGYMHVLPDSFNDLTSDCLPETPWRKFPFATFVAMLSALLTLMVDSVALSHYKKRFAELATGNGEQANQENVEMEHVGHGHDKSGKEHPEDGTHLLRHRVVAQVLEMGIVVHSVVIGLSMGASDNPCTIRPLIAALCFHQLFEGMGLGGCILQAEYGIKMKEVMVFFFSITTPFGISLGIGLSNIYSAQSRTALIVEGVLNAASAGLLNYMALVDLLASDFLGSRLQNSLKLQIWSFIAVLLGAGGMSLMAKWA, encoded by the exons ATGGCCGGCACACATTTCAAGCAGCTCCATGCACTCCCTATCCTTCTTCTAGGTCTCCTCCTCCAACCATGCTTTATCGTGCAAGTTTCAGCCGAATgtagatcaaaatcaaaatcatttcGGGGATGCCACGACGAGGCCGAGGCGTTAAAGTTGAAACTCATCGCCATTTTTTCCATATTGGTGACTAGCATGATCGGGGTGTGTTTGCCGTTGTTTTCGCGTGCGGTTCCGGCCCTTAGACCCGACGGGGATCTGTTCGCGTTGGTTAAAGCCTTTGCTTCCGGTGTCATACTTGCAACCGGTTACATGCATGTGCTGCCGGACTCTTTTAATGATTTGACATCGGATTGTTTGCCTGAAACGCCTTGGAGGAAATTCCCCTTCGCGACCTTCGTGGCAATGCTATCGGCGTTGCTGACTCTTATGGTGGATTCAGTTGCACTGAGCCATTATAAGAAACGTTTTGCTGAACTTGCTACTGGTAATGGAGAGCAAGCGAATCAAGAGAATGTAGAGATGGAGCATGTTGGACATGGTCACGATAAGAGTGGCAAGGAGCACCCAGAAGACGGGACACATTTGTTGCGCCATCGCGTTGTAGCTCAG GTACTAGAAATGGGGATTGTTGTGCACTCAGTAGTAATTGGTTTGTCAATGGGGGCCTCTGACAATCCATGCACAATCAGACCTCTCATTGCTGCTCTCTGCTTCCATCAACTCTTTGAAGGAATGGGACTAGGCGGGTGTATACTACAG GCTGAATATGGAATCAAGATGAAAGAAGTCATGGTGTTTTTCTTTTCGATCACAACTCCATTTGGGATCTCGCTTGGAATTGGTTTATCAAATATATACAGCGCCCAAAGTCGAACTGCTCTAATCGTGGAGGGAGTGCTAAATGCAGCGTCGGCTGGACTCCTAAATTATATGGCATTGGTGGATCTCTTAGCATCTGATTTTCTGGGATCTAGACTCCAAAATAGTTTAAAGCTCCAAATATGGTCATTTATTGCAGTTTTACTAGGCGCGGGAGGCATGTCATTGATGGCAAAATgggcttaa